The Campylobacter sp. CN_NE2 region AATCGGCGTTTTAGATCCGCAGGTTGGCAGGGATTACGGCTCAGTAGGACCTACTATAAGAGCTAGCGGATTTAAAAGAGATGTTCGTTATGATCACCCTGATGATTTTACGAAAAAACTTAAATTTAATATCAATACCGAAACCAGTTGCGATGTTTATGGTAGAGTAAAAGTTCGTTATCACGATACGATAGATGCTATCAGTATAATTAGACAATGTATTGACTTGATGCCGGGCGGCGATATTATCGTAAGTAGTGATTATCGTATAACGCCAAATAGCTATGCAATCGGCTGTATTGAAGCACCACGCGGCGAAGACATACACTGGATAATGCAAAGCGGAAGCCAAAAGGTTTATAGATGGCGCGTTAAGGCTCCTACATTTAGCAACTGGCCAGCCCTAGCTCATCAGCTTCGTGGTTACACTGTCGCCGATGCCGCGCTTATCGTATGCAGCTTAGATCCATGCTATTCATGCACCGAAAGGCTAACCGTAGTCGATATAAAAAGCGGAAAAAGCAAGATTTTAAGCGGAAAAGAGCTTAAAAGCATTTGCCAAAAAGGAAATTAGATGAAAATAATTGATTTATTGAAAAAAAGCGGCGTAGTTACAAGCCCGTATCCGTTGCAACCTTATGAAGTAAGTGAAAATTTTCGTGGCAAACCCGAATATAACTACTCTTTTTGCATAGGCTGTGCCGCATGTGGCATTGCTTGTCCGCCAAATGCCATAAGTGTTAAAATAGAAGACAAAAGCGTAGTATGGAGATATAACACAGGCAGATGTATTTTTTGTGGTCGATGTGAAGAAGTTTGCCCGACAGGAGCCATAAAATTAAGCGATAAATTTGAACTAGGCGTAAATTTTAACAAAAACGACTTGTTGGTTCAAGGCGAAATGGAAGCTCAAATTTGCACCAAATGCGAAAAACCTTTTACTTCAAAAAGGTTTATAAAATCGGCATTAAATAAAATAAATTCGTCAAATATGAGTAGCAAACGAAAAAAATTAGCGCTAAGCTATACGCAAATTTGCCCTGATTGCAAACGAGAGATTACTTCTACGGCAATGCGTGAAAAAGATTATCAAAGGATTGAGTGATGAGCGGTGATGATAAATTAAAATTTTTAAAACAAATTAGACGCAGTTTTAGCGTTTTTCGTGTGGATTGTGGCGGTTGTAATGGTTGCGAGATAGAGATTTTTGCAGGAATTTCTCCGCTTTGGGATCCTGAAAGATTTGGTTTTAAACTTGTCGCAAACCCGCGCCACGCCGATATTTTGCTTGTAACGGGTCCTGTTACAAGGCAGATGTATTATCCGCTTTTAAGAGCTTATGAAGCAGTTCCTGAACCAAAAATAGTAGTAGCCTTAGGCGCATGTGGCATAAGTGGCGGAATTTTCCATGATAGTTACGGCGTTTGGGGCGGTGTGCAAAATATAATTCCGGTTGATGTTTTTATTCCGGGCTGTCCGCCGCATCCAGCCGGTATCATTTATGGTTTGGCAAATGCGCTTGGGCTAGTCGAACAAAAACAAAAAGAAGAAAAATTTGATAAAGATGACGAATTTGTAAATTTAGAACAAAAATCGTTAATCGGCGATACAAATTTTGAAAAATTAGTTCTACAAAAGGCAAAATTTTTGATGAGCTATGTTCATGCGAAAGAGCTTTATGAAAAATTTATTTCTGCTTTGGGTAGTTGCGATGACACAAAAGATAGCTCAAAGGCAAAAGAAGCTATCTTACAAGCTATCGAAAAAGAAGACGATCCGCGTTTTAAAGAGTGCATGGGTATTATTTTTAACGATGTTTATGCGAAATTTATACAAAGCGAAAATATAGATTTAAAATCGATTTCATGGTCGTAAATTTGCATTTTTGCAAATTTACGCCGATTTATAACAATTTAAGATTAAGAGATATTTTGCTATAATTTTAGCCATTTTAATTTAGGGGTTAAATTGCAAAATAAAGTCTATTTTAATATTTCCAAATTCGACGCTATTATCGATACTGGCGCGAATTTAGGTGAGCTTGAAATTTACAAAAAAAGTCCAGATTTAACGCATATCGCCCCTATTGAGCGAAGAAGACTTAGTAAGGGGGCTAGATTTTGCATTTCGCTCTTAAAAGAGTGCGATGAAATGCCTGTGATTTTTAGCTCAAAGCACGGCGAGATAAATCGCTGTTTTTCTTTGCAATCTAGCCTAGCTAGACTTGAACCGCTCTCTCCTGCTTCATTTTGCATTAGCGTTCATAATGCGATTGTGGCACAAAATGCGATTTTTGCCAAAAACAGGGCTGAAATTTCAGCGATTTCTACAAATTTAAGCCTAGAAAACGGAATTTTAAATGCCGTAGCTAAATTTGATGAATTTGATAAAATAGCGATTATTAGCTATTTTGAGAGCATAAATAATGAACTTATGAACGAAAATGATTTGATTTATGCGATTTTGGTTGTAGTAGAAAAAGGCAAAAATTTTAGCATTGAAATTTCACCAAATAACGAGCCAAATTTAGCAAATTTGACTAAAAATAGCGATTTTGAATTTTTGCTAAATCTAAAAAATCACAAAAAATCTTGGGTTACAAAAGAGCAAGATTTAAGCTGGAAATGGGTCGATGAAACTGCTATTTAGGCGAATTTGCGTAGCGTTATGCTTTGCAAGTTTTGGCATTATTTGCATGGTTGGAAATCTCTTTTTTATTCCCGTAATAATACTGCGATTAAACAAATTTAAAATCATAGAAAATTTCGCTAGGGATTTGGTTTTTGTGGCTTGGCGAGTGTTTTTGTATTTGATTGTGTTTTATGGATACGCAAAAATAGATTTTAGAGCAAAATTTGTTCGCAAAGATAGCGCTATCATCATCATCGCAAACCACCCGTCCTTGCTCGATGTTGTGTTGCTTTTATCTCACATACGCAGGGCAAATTGCATAGTAAAGGCAAGTTTAGCAAAAAATATTTTTTTATTTGGGGCGATAAAATCGGCAAATTATATTTTAAATACAGAAAATGAAAAAATGCTAGAACTATCAAAAAAAGCGTTGCAAAATGGAGAAAATTTGATTATTTTTCCAGAAGGCACTCGCACGAAGGATAAAATTTACATGCAAAAAGGCGCATTTTATATAGCCATAAACTGCGCAAAAGAGCTAATTGCGCTAGGCATAAAAATGTCGCCAAAAAGCTTAAAAAAAGGACAATCGTGGTATGATACGCCACAAAATAAGATAAAATATGAAGTGGATATTTTAGAAAATTTAGATTTGAGCAAATTTGAAAAATCTCGTTCAAATCCGATTCGAGTTAGATTATTACACGAAAAAATGCAAAATTTATATGAAAGGCAAGATTTATGAGTGATCTTATTTTAGAGATTAAAGAGATGATTATCTCAGGGCTTAACCTTGAAGATATGAGCGTGAGCGACATCGACGAAAATGCACCGCTTTTTGGAGAAGGACTTGGGCTCGATAGCGTCGATGCGCTTGAACTTGGACTTTTGATCCAAAAAAAATATGACATTGTTATAAACTCAAAAACTGAAAATGTCAAAGAAATTTTCGCAAATGTCGTAAATTTGGCAGATTTTATATCAAAAAATAGGAAATAAAATGGATAAAAATCAGATTTTTGAAATTCTAAAACAGGCTTTGGTTGAGCTTTTTGAGATAGATGAAAGCAAAATTTCGCTTGATGCTAAGATTTATGAAGACTTAGACATAGATAGCATTGATGCGATTGATTTGGTTGATTTTGTCAAAAAACAAACAGGTCATAAACTAATGCCAGAAGACTTCAAAGCCATAAAAACGCTTGGCGATATTGTTGAGGTCGTGGCGAAAAAATACCAAATCGGCGAGTAAATTTGAAAACTTTTTTAAAGGCGATAATTACGCTTTTTAGCGTGATTTATCCTTTTGGAATTGTCTTTTTTAGAGAGTTTAGCCTTTATTTATTGATTATAATGGCGATTTTATGGGGACTGCGCGGGATTTTGGAATTTGGCTTTGAGAGCAAAAATTTAAGCGAATTTGGTAAATTTAGTTTTGTTATGTGCGGTTTTTTCGCACTTTGTGCGGTTTTTAGTGCTTATGGGATAAAATATCTTTATCCTGTGCTAATAAATGCTTTTTTGGGGGCAGTTTTTTATTTTAGCTTAGCTAACACGCCGATGATAACTAAATTTGCTATGTTAAAAGAAAGAAATTTAGAGCCAAAAGCTTTGATTTATACTAGAAATTTAACCAAAATTTGGATAGGATTTTTTATTTTTAACGGGCTTATAAGTGCGATTTTGGCGTGTTTTGAAAACAAAATTTATTGGGGTGTTTATTGTGGGGCGATTTCTTATGTTTTGGTAGGAGCGTTGCTTTTTGGCGAGATTATTTTTAGGAAGTTTTATATAAAAAATGCGTGAATTTATACAAAATTTAAGTGAAATTTCGGAGCAAATTTGCAAATTTGCAGCTGTTTTAAAAAATAAAAACATAAAGCGAACTCAAATTTTCCTAAGCGATATGAGTGAGTTTAAAATCGCCTTTTTTGGGGCGATGCTAGCAGGGACAAAACCTGAACTTTTAAGAGATAATCATTTTGAAGACGGTTTTTTTGGCATTGATGATGAAAAATTTGCCAAGATTTGTGCTGAGTTTGAAAATTTGAGCGAATTTGGCGAATTAAATTTAAACGGAAGCGAGATTTTTTATCTAAAAACTTCGGGAAGCACAGGCAAACCAAAAAACATTCAAAAGTCGCTTTTGGATATGGTCTTAGAAGCAAAGCATTTAGCAAAAGCCCTAAATTTAAGCTCCCAAGAGCAGTTTTTAGCCAGTGTAACTCACCAAAATATGTTTGGGCTGACATTTAAGTTTTTTTTGCCGTTAGTTTTGGACGCGAAGTCTTATAAGGGCGAATACAACTACCCTGAAATTATTTTTGATCAAAGCCTAAATGGCTCTATTTTGATCTCATCGCCTACGATTTTAAACGCACTTTATCAGCACAAAAACGCCAAAAAAATAGCAAATTTAAAAATGATAATCTCAGCAGGAGCTAGGCTTCCGCAAAATTTGCGAGATGAATTAAATAAAATCACAAATGCTAAAATCGTCGATATTTACGGATCTAGCGAAACGGGCGTTGTAGGGGCAAATTTAGGAATGGGGCTTAAAAAATTTGAGCCTGTGAATTTAGAAGTGGGCAGTAAAGGCGAACTCATCATAACTTCGCCTTGGTGCAAAAGGTTCGAAAGTAGCGATAGCGGCGAGATTAGAGGCGATGATATTATTTTGCACGGACGGCTTGATAGGATTGTTAAATTTAGCGAAAAGCGCGTAAATTTAGACGCCATAGAAGAAAAATTAAATCAAAATGAACTTATAAAAGACTGCAAACTAGGGCTTCACCCAAAATTTGAGCGAATTTTGGCTTTGATAGTTTTAAGCGAGAGCGGCGAAGAAGAGTTTAGAAAAAACGGCAAAAAAAGCGTCGTAGAAAACTTAAAAAAATATCTAAAATATGATTTTGGCTCGGTTGTAAGGTATTTTAAAATAGTCAGCAAAGTCCCGTATTCTGCGCAAAGTAAGGTAAAAAAAGATGATTTCATAAAAGCTTATGAAACCTACGAAATGCCTGAATTTACGCAAATTTCGCAAAATGAATTCAAGGCAAAGATTAAGCCAAGTGATTTTTATTTTGACGGACATTTTGCGAGTTTTCCTGTGGTACCGGGCTTTATGCAGTTTAAATTTGCTAGGATTTGCGCAGAAAAATTAGGATATGATTTGCAAAATTTAAGCCATATTCCAAGCATAAAATTTATGCACTTTATCCGTCCAAATGACGAAATAATCGTATCGTTTGAGAAAAAAGAAAAAACGCTAAGTTTTAAAATCAAAAGTCAAAAAGAGTGTTGCAATGGAAAAATCAGCCTTTAAGCCTGTTTTTTTGGTGCCTTACTACAACCACCCCGCTAAAATCGCCGTTTTAGTAGAAAATTTATCAAAAATGGGCGAGATTTTAATCATCGATGACGGCAGTGATGAAGTTAGCAAAAATGCACTAATCGGCTTAAAAGCTGAAATTTTTACTCGCGAAAACAACGGCGGCAAGGGCGCTGCACTCAAAGACGGATTTAAAATCGCTTTGCAAAAAGGCTACACTCACGCATTTCAAATCGATGCTGATTTTCAGCATGATATTTCAAAATGCGACGATTTTTTGCAAATCGCACAAATAAATCCGCACTCGCTAATATGCGCCAATCCGATTTACGATGAAAATGCACCAAAAAGCCGTTTTTACGGACGCAAAATAACAAATTTTTGGTGCGCCATAAATTCTCTTTCAAGCGACATAAAAGACGGCATGTGCGGGTTTAGAATTTATCCCTTAAAAGAGATTTGCGAAATTTTACCAAGCGTAAAAGATGATCGCATGGGCTTTGATATCGAAATTTTGGTTCAAGCTTACAGAGCGAAAATAAACCTAAAATGGATTGAGCTGAAAGTTCGCTACGAGAAGGGCGGGGTTAGCCATTTTCGCATGTTTAGGGATAATTTTCAAATTTCACTAACCCACGCAAGGCTGTTTTTCACGCTTCCCTTATGGTTGGTAAAAAGGGCATTTCATGGCTAAGCACTGGGCAGAGCAAAACGAAGTCGCACCAAGTTTATTTTTAAAAGCGACATTTTTTTTGGTTACAAAACTGCCTAGTTTTATCGTTAAGTGTATCGTATTTATCGTGGTTAGCGTCTATTTTTTGTTTTTAAAAAATCAAAGAGAAAATATAATAAATTTTAGAAAAAATGTCGCACAAAGTGGCGGAAAAATAAGCGGAAACGCGTATGCGAATTTTTATAATTTTGGCGTTGCAATCTGCGATAAAATCGCCATTTGGACAAATAAAAAGGGAATAGAAATCGACCGAACAAATTTAGAAAAAATTCGCTCACAGCTCGACGGCGTAAAACGGGGCAAAATTTTGCTAACTAGCCATTATGGCAATATCGAAGTGGCAAAAGCCCTTGTGAGCGAACTTGGTCGCACGAAAATAAATATCTTTATGTATCGCGCAAACAATGCTAAATTTAACGAATTTATGGATAAAGTCAGTGGCGGGAAAATCAATGTCTTTTGGGTCGATGAACTAAATATTGAAACTATGCTAAATTTGGGAAATTTGCTAGATAACGGCGAACATATCGCTATAATGGCAGATCGTGTGCCGATAAAAAGCGAAAAGGTCGCAAGTGCCAAATTTTTGGGAAAAACGGCGAATTTTAGCATTGGAGCGTATCTCATAGCAGGGATTTTAAAGGCTGAAATTTACTCATTTTGGTGTTACAAAGTAGGCAAAAAATATACTTTTGAAACGAAAAAACTGCCAAGCGTGGAGCTAAAAAGCGATAAAATCGCTTCTGTAATGCCTGCTTTGAGAGCGTATGTGGCGGATTTAGAGAGCAAATGCGTAAGCGATCCCGCGCAATGGTATAATTTTTTTGATTTTTGGGGGCAAGGTGAAAAAGAGCTATAAATTTAGAGTTGAGTTTTATGATACCGACAGCATGGGCG contains the following coding sequences:
- a CDS encoding AMP-binding protein encodes the protein MREFIQNLSEISEQICKFAAVLKNKNIKRTQIFLSDMSEFKIAFFGAMLAGTKPELLRDNHFEDGFFGIDDEKFAKICAEFENLSEFGELNLNGSEIFYLKTSGSTGKPKNIQKSLLDMVLEAKHLAKALNLSSQEQFLASVTHQNMFGLTFKFFLPLVLDAKSYKGEYNYPEIIFDQSLNGSILISSPTILNALYQHKNAKKIANLKMIISAGARLPQNLRDELNKITNAKIVDIYGSSETGVVGANLGMGLKKFEPVNLEVGSKGELIITSPWCKRFESSDSGEIRGDDIILHGRLDRIVKFSEKRVNLDAIEEKLNQNELIKDCKLGLHPKFERILALIVLSESGEEEFRKNGKKSVVENLKKYLKYDFGSVVRYFKIVSKVPYSAQSKVKKDDFIKAYETYEMPEFTQISQNEFKAKIKPSDFYFDGHFASFPVVPGFMQFKFARICAEKLGYDLQNLSHIPSIKFMHFIRPNDEIIVSFEKKEKTLSFKIKSQKECCNGKISL
- a CDS encoding NADH-quinone oxidoreductase subunit B family protein; the encoded protein is MSGDDKLKFLKQIRRSFSVFRVDCGGCNGCEIEIFAGISPLWDPERFGFKLVANPRHADILLVTGPVTRQMYYPLLRAYEAVPEPKIVVALGACGISGGIFHDSYGVWGGVQNIIPVDVFIPGCPPHPAGIIYGLANALGLVEQKQKEEKFDKDDEFVNLEQKSLIGDTNFEKLVLQKAKFLMSYVHAKELYEKFISALGSCDDTKDSSKAKEAILQAIEKEDDPRFKECMGIIFNDVYAKFIQSENIDLKSISWS
- a CDS encoding acyl carrier protein; its protein translation is MDKNQIFEILKQALVELFEIDESKISLDAKIYEDLDIDSIDAIDLVDFVKKQTGHKLMPEDFKAIKTLGDIVEVVAKKYQIGE
- a CDS encoding lysophospholipid acyltransferase family protein, with protein sequence MKLLFRRICVALCFASFGIICMVGNLFFIPVIILRLNKFKIIENFARDLVFVAWRVFLYLIVFYGYAKIDFRAKFVRKDSAIIIIANHPSLLDVVLLLSHIRRANCIVKASLAKNIFLFGAIKSANYILNTENEKMLELSKKALQNGENLIIFPEGTRTKDKIYMQKGAFYIAINCAKELIALGIKMSPKSLKKGQSWYDTPQNKIKYEVDILENLDLSKFEKSRSNPIRVRLLHEKMQNLYERQDL
- a CDS encoding DNA gyrase subunit B; this translates as MKTFLKAIITLFSVIYPFGIVFFREFSLYLLIIMAILWGLRGILEFGFESKNLSEFGKFSFVMCGFFALCAVFSAYGIKYLYPVLINAFLGAVFYFSLANTPMITKFAMLKERNLEPKALIYTRNLTKIWIGFFIFNGLISAILACFENKIYWGVYCGAISYVLVGALLFGEIIFRKFYIKNA
- a CDS encoding glycosyltransferase family 2 protein yields the protein MEKSAFKPVFLVPYYNHPAKIAVLVENLSKMGEILIIDDGSDEVSKNALIGLKAEIFTRENNGGKGAALKDGFKIALQKGYTHAFQIDADFQHDISKCDDFLQIAQINPHSLICANPIYDENAPKSRFYGRKITNFWCAINSLSSDIKDGMCGFRIYPLKEICEILPSVKDDRMGFDIEILVQAYRAKINLKWIELKVRYEKGGVSHFRMFRDNFQISLTHARLFFTLPLWLVKRAFHG
- a CDS encoding phosphopantetheine-binding protein, producing MSDLILEIKEMIISGLNLEDMSVSDIDENAPLFGEGLGLDSVDALELGLLIQKKYDIVINSKTENVKEIFANVVNLADFISKNRK
- a CDS encoding formate hydrogenlyase complex iron-sulfur subunit encodes the protein MKIIDLLKKSGVVTSPYPLQPYEVSENFRGKPEYNYSFCIGCAACGIACPPNAISVKIEDKSVVWRYNTGRCIFCGRCEEVCPTGAIKLSDKFELGVNFNKNDLLVQGEMEAQICTKCEKPFTSKRFIKSALNKINSSNMSSKRKKLALSYTQICPDCKREITSTAMREKDYQRIE
- a CDS encoding beta-ketoacyl synthase chain length factor, which encodes MQNKVYFNISKFDAIIDTGANLGELEIYKKSPDLTHIAPIERRRLSKGARFCISLLKECDEMPVIFSSKHGEINRCFSLQSSLARLEPLSPASFCISVHNAIVAQNAIFAKNRAEISAISTNLSLENGILNAVAKFDEFDKIAIISYFESINNELMNENDLIYAILVVVEKGKNFSIEISPNNEPNLANLTKNSDFEFLLNLKNHKKSWVTKEQDLSWKWVDETAI